TCTCCTGCAGGGATCAGAACGCACGGGACGACCTCTCATCATTGGGCCAGAGGAAGATTATGATCCGGGATATTTCAACAACGAGGTAGTGGCACCAAACTGCTCTTGGCTCTTGTCCCATCTCTCTGGGGGCAGCCGGCCAAGGTCACGGGACAGGGCTGTCACTTCTCATATGCTCCTCCCTTTGTGGCTGTGTGCCCTGACACCCAGGAAGCGTTGGCATTTAGAAATCCTCCTGAGGAGGAAGCTGTCCAGTGACCTCATCTGCCTCTGTTATCCCAGCCCGTGCCGAGAGCATTCCTGGATGACAGCTGTCACCAGCCCAGTCACTGccgtggtggggatgggggtgtCCTGGATTGGGCTGGTGGGAATTGGGGAGCAGGGGCTGGAGCTTCACCCAGGGGTGTGCAACAGAGCTCCAGACAAGTCGGTTCCCTTCTTTCCTAACCAATGCTTCTCCTTCGGGTCCTGCAGTGCGACTCCCTCTTCCAGGACCTGGGCAAGCTGAAGTCCCGACCAGCACACCTGGGAGTCTTTCTGCGCTACATATTCTCCCAGGCAGATCCCAGCCCCCTGGTAAGAGCTGGAGGCAGCAAGCTGGGAGAAATGCCAGTGGGGCGGTGTATCCGTGCGCTACCCACATCCCTGGGGTCTGCGGGCGCTGCTGGTTTGCTGAGCACGTGGCTGAGGTGCAGGCTCTGTGTGTAGGGctcaggcagctgctggcagccctgtccccagctgtgcagcagtgaggGAAGCCCAGTGTAGGGTTACAtgtcctccccttcctcccaggCGTGATGCGGGGAGGGCGCTGCCCTCCCAGACCCCCACGGTCGTTTCCTGTTTCATGGCCGTCTGGCTGCTGCTCTATTGGATGTTTCACCTTCCTGCTTCTAAACCTTCCTCCTTCTTCGCTGCCCACCTCTGGTCTCCCCTCCTTGCAGCTCTTCTACTTATGCGCAGACGTTTGCCAGCAGACAACAGCAAAGGATTCCCGGGGTTTGGGGAAGGATATCTGGAACATCTTCTTGGACCGGAACGCGGTGAgggcaggggctgtgtgcctgCACAGGGGTCCTTGCATCTGCAGGGGGTGGGTGGGGAACCAGCTGGAAAGCCAGCATCAGTGTCACGTCCGTTGCATGAGGGTCCTTTTTAACATGTTTTGCCACTGACAGTGCTTTGCTGATGCTGATTTCTCTGCTTCGATGCAAATTGCGTAAAGCATTGCGCAGGCATTGCAcaatggcagcagcaccaggcagcttGGAGCAGGGGTCATagaggcagggctggggctcagGCTGTGCCCTCTCTTCCTGGGGGTACCTATTGCTTGGAGGGAGGACACTGCTCCAGAGGGATTTGTGTTCTGGGTGCTGTGATGAGTGTTGGGTGCTTTGTGCACTGGGAAAGTGGGACTCTCAGCTCTCACACCCCTCCAGTTGCAGAAATGACAAACAGTGATGGTGCAGGAGCATGGGGCACCCTCAccctgcagctcagagctgtgtgaGTGTGGCTTTGGCATGCAAATTCCTTCACACACTGTGTTGTGTTCCCACCGCAGCCTCTCCGAGTGAAGGTGTCGGAGCAGCTTCTGGCTGAGATCGGTGAGTGAGGAGCTCTCAGGGGCTGCCAGGGGCTCTCATGGCTGTTTCCTGCATGGCTGGTGACACTGCCTGTCCTTTTATCACCCAGAGGCTCGTCTACGGAATGGGGATGATGTCCGAGCTGCCCTCTTTGAAGCTCAGGAGATGGTGATGCCCGAGATACAGGAGCAGATCCAGGACTACAGGTGACAGTGGGATGGTCACCCCACAGAGCTCAGCATATATCCCCCTGTTCCTCGTGGTACTGACCCCCATGTGCCCATAGAACGAAGCGCACCATGGGCCTGGGGAGCCTATATGGGGAAAACGACCTCCTGGACCTGGATGGGGACCCGCAGAAGGAGCGGCAAGTGGCTGAGAAGCAGCTGGCTCAGCTGGGTGACATCCTGTAAGTGTGGGCTGCCTGGTCCTGCCACCTCCCCAGCGTGTTGATTGAGCTCAGGAAGGAGAAAgtggagcaggagctgggggtgctggtggCAGAGATGGGAGTAGGGGGCTGCAAGGGGGCATGGAGGGAGCACCCTGACCGGGGACGGCTCCCTGGGGCTGAGTGGAGGAATCCAAACAAGctcttttattcctttccatCTCTCTCTGCAGGTCAAAATATGAAGAGGACAGAAGGTGAGTGACTCTCAGCCATGGCAAGCATGCACCCAGTTGCAACTGTATTGCTGTTGCTGACTAAGGAGGGGAAAAGGGTCTTAGAGAGGAGATGCTAAACCGCCCCTTTAATATGCTGGCCTGCAGCACCTTGTCCCAGTGCCAGCTTTATCCCTGGGGGCTGTCAGGATAGCAGGGCTTGGGGAAGGAGTGTCCCTAACTCTCCCTCTTGAAGGCTGCTGCCTTTCTGCCCTCCTTATCCCTTCCCAAGTGTCCCCTGGCCAGGAAGGAGTGGTTCCTTTGTCACACGAGACCCCACAGGATGTCCCAGCTCCATTTTCACAGCCTGTGGTGCTGTGTCCTGGTGCTCTGTCTCCACTCAGACTCTTCTCTTGCAGCTCCCCCATGGCCTTTGCCCTCAGCACATACATGAACCACACTGGCATCCGCAGCCGTGAGCCACGTGTAGCCAGCACCAGTGAGAAGGCACAGGCCCTCCCGGACAAGGACAAGTGGCTGCCCTTCTTCCCCAAGGCCAAGAAGGTGAGTGGCTTGATGGctgctgtccctctgctctgctcccagctcccctcTGCAGTGTGTGGTTGGGATGGAGGAAGAGCTGTGGTGTATTGCCCACGTTGTGATGCCAGCATTCCTCTCGGGtgtcccagcagagcagcagcacgaAGAAGGACAAGGATGCCATAGAAGACAAGAAGCGCAACCCCATCCTAAAGTACATTGCGAAGCCCAAAATGTCCCAGAGCAGTGAGTATTGGGATATTCTGGAACACTGAGCTGCTcagctcactgctgctgggagacCTACAGCCTTTGGGCAGCCCTTAGGCACCCATCAACCCATAGCAGGCACTTCTCATCTGCCAGCTATGCTCTCCTCATCCAGCCCCTTTCAAAACCTCTTGTCTCAACCTCGCTCCCAAATGGCTTtgaagggagcaggaggggagcTGAGCAGTCCTCACCATACATGTGTGCTCTGGCACATGTGTGCATGTCTGCTCTGACACGCATATGtatgttcccccccccccctgcttTCAGTTCTTATACCATTAGCTCACACGCTCCCTTCTCTGCCTCCTCCGCTGTTGATAGATGCAGGATTGATTTGACatctcatttttgttcttttgttttttttcctttcagcatttcATGTCCCTTTGTCCCCTGTCGAAGGTAAAAgcccttttcttttatttgccaTTCATCTCACGTGCTCAGTTTTGATTTGTTCCCCCCAGCGCTGCTACACCGGGCACTGGATGGGCtatggggtgggaggagggctGCCCATGGGCACTCTGGATGTCCCCAGGGAAGCCCCAGTGGTGGCCTTGGTGACATCCCACAGTGAGGACAGCAGTGCCACCATCTAtctcctccttcctgccctcACCAGGAtccctcccttctctttgcCCCAGCAGTCAAACCCGGCAATGTGAGGAACATTATCCAGCACTTTGAGAACAACCAGCATTATGAGAGCCAGGAACCCGGTTCACAGCGTCTCTCCACTGGCAGCTTCCCTGAGGACCTGCTGGAGGGTGATGGGTAGGAAGGGTTTTGGGGGGGCAATTCCTGCcctctgtgttttctgcctgTGCATCCCTCAGCCTGATGCTCTTGGCTCTGTCTCCCTGCTGCAGATCTCGTGCTGAGGTCAAGCTGGGCCGCTCGGAGAGCTTGAAAGGCCGTgaagagatgaagaaatcaaggaaagcagaaaacgTGCCCCGCTCCCGTAGCGACGTGGACATggatgctgcagctgaggcCACCAGGCTTCACCAGTCAGCATCATCCTCTGCCTCCAGTCTGTCCACCAGGTGGGAGCtaccagcagagccaggctAGGGGAGATGGGTTACCTGTGGCCCtcaggagggagctgggatggtCCATTGCCTGTCCACAGTGTCTGGGCTCTGCACCTCCTGGTGCAGCCCTGAGAGTCCAACTTCACAGCTGATATTTGTCATGGGAAGCCAACGAGAATTTGGTTTAATCCACATTTGTGCCCCAAGCCCTGCATTGCGATGGGTGGCACTTTGCCCCTCAATGGATTTGCTCCCGGGAAgtgctgcagggtgctgtgTTGGGAGTAGAGGGCCCTGTGGATGCCACAGGGTCTCATGGGTGATGCTCCCATCCCTCCCCAGGTCGCTGGAGAATCCCACCCCCCCCTACACACCGAAGATGGGACGCAGGTGAGTGGcacggctgctgctgccatcgCCTCTACCTCAGCACCCCGAGCCCGCCGCCACCTCCAGGGCTGGGTCCTACAGAGCAGGAGGGTCACTGTAGAGGGGGCTGGGGGTGTCAGAGGGGACCTTTCTAGCTTCTCCCAGGCCTTGATAGAACACCAGGGGAAGCAATGCTcagggctgccctgggagggtgggagggagccCCCAGAGATGCCTCCACTTGGCACAGTCCTGCGTAACGCCAGCTCCCCATCCCAGGAGTTAGGAGGCACCTCTGTTCCCTTGTGTCTCACGCAGGAGCTTAATCGACCTATATAGATGGCTGCTGGGGGACCTAGTCTGTTAGCTCAAGAGTCAGAGGCTTGTGCTTCTTGTGCTGAAGGTCCCGGGTTCAAGCCGAAATAGGGCCCAGGTAGATAttggctgtgctgggagtgcTGCAGGCGGGCTCATGGGAGGTAGGACTTCAGAGTactctcactgctgcttttcatccACCCAGGAGCATCGAGTCGCCCAGCCTGGGCTTTGGTGCTGACCCCTTCCTGCCTCACCTGCTGGAGGACGAGCAGGGCCAACTCTCAGACCTGGAATCCGAGCTGGATGCACAGAACTGGCAACACACGGTGGGCCGGGAGCTGCTGGCCAGCCTGCCACAGAAGGAGATTGACCGGCAGGAAGTGATCAATGGTGAGGAGCTTAAGAGTGAGGAGTTGAGGGGTCTGTGCCTCTGCAGACACAGCCCAAGGACACCTCCAACTCCTCTGCCTCTCAACAGAGCTCTTTGCCACGGAGGTGTCTCACCTCCGCATCCTCCGAGTCCTTGACCTTCTCTTTTACCAGCGGATGAGGAAGGAGAGCCTGCTGTCCAGGGAAGAGTTGGCACTGCTCTTCCCCAACCTCCCAGATGTGATTGAAATCCACAGTAagttcttccttcccttctttctgtcCTGCAAACCTTTTTTGCAgtggcagtgctgccctgggctgtgTAGTGACcagcttgggctgggctgtttGATTGCTGCAGATCTTTGTAGCCCACTTTCAGTTTCACtcatggcagcagcagtcaAAGTTCACTGTTTCTCCCACTTCCTCCTCCAGATTCCCTCTCCGAATCAATGAAGAAGCTCCGGGAAGAAGGACCAATCATTAAGGAAATCGGGGATCTCATGCTGTCCCGGGTAAAGAGGGGTGGTTGCTCAGAGGGGATGGGGTGACTCCTGCCCTGAGGACATCACATCCTCTAGGAGTGGACAGGGGAGCCTGAAGGTTTctgtgcagagagcagagatgaCCCTGCTGTTACGGAGACCTGTGCTGTCCCCCTCGGTGCCTCTAGGAACCAGAACATGGAAATGGAGGAGCTTTGGGAGGGCCGTGGTGGGGTCAAGGTTGGGCCAGCTTTGTTGGAATCTGAGCCCACGTCTTTCTGTGCCCCCAGTTTGACGGCCTGGCCAAGGAGGAGATCCAGCAGGTTACTGCTGACTTTTGTTCCTACCAGTCCATTGCGCTGGAGCTTATCAAGACCAAGCAGCGCAAGGAGACCCGTTTCCAGATCTTCATGCAGGTTTGTTCCTCTCTTGGGCTGCTTCTCACCCCACGGCTCTCCTGGCTGCCCTTGCTTACACCTCAGGGCCTTTATCCTTTTCCTCCTGCCCTAGGAAGCAGAAAGCAACCCTCAGTGCCGGCGCCTGCAGCTCAAGGACTTGATCATCTCAGAAATGCAACGTCTGACCAAGTACCCGTTGCTGCTGGAGAACATCCTCAAGCACACTGAGGGTAGGGGCTGGAGGACTCTTAGGGTTGTGAGGAtggtgtgctgctgtgcagccgGGAtgggtgggtgctggggggaTTCCTCCCTTCCATCAGCTCTGGGCTGGCTCCATGTGGGCTCAGGATGCAGCCATGAGTGTGTGAGTGTTGCTCAGCTACACAGGGCAGCACCTGCTCCCCCTGACCCTCACCCTTCTCCAGTGGGCACCTCAGAGCATGATAAGCTGTGCCGGGCCCGAGACCAGTGCCGGGACATCCTCAAGTATGTGAATGAAGCGGTGAAACAAGCAGAGAACCGACATCGGCTGGAGGGCTACCAGAAACGCCTGGATGCCACCTCACTGGAGAGGACCAGCAACCCGCTGGCAGCTGAGTTCAAGGTGATTCCAGCTCCTTGTAGGCCTGGGGGGGCTGCCTGGTGCCAGCGCATTCACCACTGCCCTCTCATTCCTCCAGAGCCTGGACCTCACCTCCCGCCGCATGATCCACGAAGGGCCACTCACCTGGCGTATCAGCAAGGATAAGACTGTGGGTATGGACCTCCCCTCAGGTCCTGCAGGATGTGGGCCCCCTCCAGCTCTGGGGACCCTCTGAGGCTGTGCCAGCTGGAGTTGTGGTGTCCTCAGGGTTATCCTTCCTGGGCTGTGAGCACATCTCTGAGCTTCTTCTCTCCGCTCTCTGCTCCAGATCTGCACGTGCTGCTTCTGGAGGACCTCCTGGTGCTGCTACAGAAACAAGATGAAAAGCTGGTGCTCAAGTGCCATGGCAAGACAGCTCTGGGCTCCTTGGACAACAAGCAGACCTTCAGCCCTATCCTCAAGCTCAACTCAGTGCTCATTCGCTCCGTGGCCACAGGTAGGGGACAGCAGGATGCAGGGGGTGGCAGGGGTCCTGTCCTCTTGAGTGTGTTCTTCATTATACCTTGAGCTTCTCCATTGCTTTGTCCCCCGTGCAGATAAACGAGCCTTCTTCATCATCTGCACATCAGAGCTGGGACCCCAGATCTACGAGCTGGTAGCACTGACGTCCTCCGAGAAGAACACGTAAGGGCTAAAGGGGCACTGGTGCCATGGGGCAGTGCGTGGCTGGGGAGGGGGCTCCCCAGTGTGACCCCCTCAGGAGCTGACGGTGCTCTGGGCCGGCCAGGTGGATGGAGGTGTTAGAGGAGGCAGTGCAGAGTGCCATGAGGAATGCTACCTTCCCCCCAAAGCGCCAGATGCCGGAACCCACTCGCATGGCACCTTCAAGGTGAGTAGGGTTGGAGCCTGGTCTGACACTCGGTGGCACTGCTGGGTGTCTCCAGCTGGTGGGGCTGGAGACATGGgttctccctgctgcaggagctaTTTGCTGGAGACCCAGAAGCAGCTCTCAGGGCTCCTGGCCCCTTAGCACTGCCATCCTCCAGTCTAACCCCTCTCCATCCTGCAGCCTGGTGTTGCAGGACCCCGACGTCTCCCCCATCCTGTCCCAagtcagcagctctgcagcggAGGTGGAGGAGAGTTCTTCAGGTGATTTCCCATGCTCAGTTGCCCATCTGTCTCTGGGCTCAGGACACAACCCTGAgctctcccctctccctgcagcagacGACAATCCCACAGAGCTACTGGGTAGGGAGCAACCTCCAGTGCTGCCAGAGGAGCCGGGGAGCAGcgaggtggaggaggaagagctgccCCCTGGACCTTTGCACACAGAGGTGTCTGATGCTCACCCAGAGCCCTCCATGCGCCTGGCACTGCCAGTTCCCAGCCCAGCTGAGGGGTTGGCCGAGGCAGCCCTGGAGGATGGTGAGTGATGCTCAGGAGGACTGGGGAGGCCCCCCATGATATCAGCCTCCCCCCAATTGTCCCTCTTGTCCCAGTGGAGAACCTGAGGCTGCTGATCCTGCGTCGGCTCCTGCCCAGCCGTGACACTGAACCTGAGGACGACTTGACACCCACACCGTCAGTCATTGGGGGTACCCACACTTGGGACTCAGTGCTTTCCAGCCAGGATTCGGCCTCCCAGGAGGTGCTGGCTGAGCCTCAAAGTGCTGCCGAAGAGCCAAAGACCAGATCAGGGTGGGAGGAACAGAGTGAGACGGGTCCAACAGTGtctgctgaggagcagagcagctacAAGGTGGTCCGGAAAGGTATGGGGAGCTGCCAACCCCCAACCAGACATAGGGGGGCACCCGGGGGctgttcctttccttcctttggcTGGGATTTGGGGTCTCTCTGCATGAGCTTTGGAGCTGGGATGCTGGTGGTGGGCTCTGATGGGTGCTGGTGGTGGGATGCTAACTGATGCCAGGGGTGCTGGTATATGGGTGCTGGTGGTGGGGAGCTGATGGGTGCTGATGCTTGAAGGTAGCGCTAATTGGTGTTGGGGATGCTGACTGCTGGTATATGGGTGCTGGTGATGGGATGCTGATTGGTGCTGGTGGTGGGTGCTGGTGGCGGGGCCAGCTcaccccctccctctcccttcccccatcTCTTTTTGGGGTGCACAGCCCCAGCGGAGGGTGCTCAGGAGGCCACGCCCTCGCCAGGCAGCAGCCAATCAgaaactgagctgcaggaaggaggcGGAGCTAATGTAGATGGTAAAGAGACCCCCATCCCCTTCCTGGGGGTGTCCTTGAGTCCCCAGAGCCGTGTTTCCCCATTGTGCCCTCCTGTCCCTTAAGGGCAGCCATATCCTCCAGAGGGATACGTGTCCCTATGGGGTGCTGTATCCttggggaggggtgggaggggtCCATGTCCCCCAAGGGCCGTCCCCAGAGCTCAGGACACAGAGTGCCACCACAACCCTGATGCCCCCCACTGCTCTAAGcctgtcccccccccctcctttacAGGTAACTACTTCTATGTCAGCATGCCCGCCGGGCCCCCCGAACCTGTGCCACCTCCAGGACCCCCCCATGCCTTCCCACCTGAGGAACCCCCCCGGCCCAGCGCTGCTGAGGGTCCCCCAGACCCACCCGGCCCCCTCCGAGATGTCGACCTCATCTTCCGCACCATCGAGCAGCTGACGCTGAAGCTCAACAGGCTGAAGGTGAGTCCCAGTCAAGGGCTGATAGAACAGAGGGGGAAACCACAAAcctgtgccccccccccagcccttaTATTGTGCCTTTTCCCctcacttccccccccccccaggctgTCGAAGCTGCCCATTGGGAGCTGCTGCGATCCCTTGGGCACAGCTCATCTGCAGACACCACCCCTGTGGGGCACCCAGCCCCTGGGATGGAGGGGTGGGCCCAACAACCCCACAGCCCCGAGGGAGGCAGCCCCCTGACCCGCTCCCTGAGGAGCCTGCAGGGCCACAGCGCCAACATCCCAGGTGAGCGGCTGCACCCcatctcctttccctctgctctccatCCCCCTCATCACCCCACTTCTTGCCGTCTTCCTCCCTTACCCTTCTTGCCCCATTCTCTCTGTCTCCCTTCAGtatctcatccccatccctttctccctcttcctAATCATCCCCCTTCAAGTGGTTGGGGATGGAAGGGAACCTTCATTTACACCCCGACTCTCAATTCCTCCCCTCTCACaccccctttctctcctccaggctgcagagccccCTTGGCTGAAGACCCCACACACACCGCCGACCTTTAGCCACGGAGTGGGGTGGGGGtcaacctcccccccccccccccaacaatCACTTAAATCTGGGGAGCTGCCCACCAGCCCCTTCCACCCCTTGGGGGCTGGTGGGCACTGCCAGCCTCACCCATAGGGGGTTCCCCTATGGAAAAGAGGGAGCATGGGGGACCCCCTTTCACCCTGCATGGCAGCCCCAGCCTGGCTCCCTGCCTCCCCTGGCCGTGAGCTCTGGATCTAGTCTGTATAAAtgcactttgttttgttcctctcCGTGCTGCGGCCCTTTGCTCCCCGCTGACTATAAATATGTACGTATGTGCACCCCATCGTGTAAATAacccccctcccatccccatcctcccccTGTGTCACCCCCACGGGGGACAGTCGTGTCCCCAAAGCTGGGGGGCGAAGGGCAGCCCATCCCATGTGTAGAAGCGAGGCCGACGTTGGGGtgtctgatatatatatatattatatataatagaGCCAAGATTGACCGGTTGCTGTTTGATGCTGTATCATCTGTTCCATTTGATTCCTTCCCGCGGTAAAGAAATTGATcgttgttattattttgtaaaGTAAAAGCCcagaaatgtgctgttttttcACCCATAGGCACATGTGGGGCTCATGGATCCAGGTTATACTGCTCCTCTTCCCCCAACCACCCCAGGCTGGGGGTTCAGTGCCTCTATATGCCATATGCTggcagctggggggggggtctcaGTTACCCCTTGGAAGCTACGGGGGTCCCAAGGCTATGGAGGCTCACAGGGTGGAGGGGAGTTCGCAGGGGGGTGGAGGTTTATTGGGGTTCCCATAGAGCTGACGGTTCCGGACCAGACTGATCTTAGCACTGAGTCCCCGACCTTTTATAGGACTCGGGGGGCTCACGGCGGCACCAATCACAGCGCGGCAGCTGAAGCACCATTGGTCTATTTCTAAGCCAATCACCGCGTGCAATTTGGATCCATCTTTAGGCCCATAGCTGGATCTGTCGCGGCACCACCTCTAGGCCCCGCCCACCCACCCCATTGGACCAATCACAGAGCGCGCTTTGGATCCCTCCTTGGGCCGACGAAGCGACAATCCCTGTCCCCGTCCCCCACGCGGTTTCTATGTCAACCTCGGGCCACGCTGGACTCTGTCCCCCCCGGGCTGCTCTCTGTAGGGAGGGCGGGGGGGGCTGTCTGCCCCCATCCCACCTATAGAGGAGTGACCCACACTGAGTAGGAGTGTGGGGGGGGTGCCTGACATGAGTACAGAGCCAAAACTGACCGGCTGCTGTTTGATGCTACATAATAACTTTATTAAAGAAAAGCCCAGAAAGATGCTGGTCCTCAAATGCAGGCAAACGTGGGTGTTCAAGGATCCGGGCTGTGCTCCTCCTCATGCTCTGCTGGCTGAGGGAGGGGgtctctctgctgcagcagctcctggagccGGGTAAGGACTGTACAGGTAGTGGGGAAGCTGTTCCTCTAGGAAGGGGGTACAGGGAATAAAGCTGAGCCCTGCCGTGCCAGCAGCCCCTATTGAACCCAGCTTACATGCAGGGAGAGGCGGCGCAGCCCCTGCTtccccccagctccctcctgctgctgcccctccACTGCAGCCAGCAATGCACGCAGGCCACGCTCCGTGATGCGGTTGTCTGTGGAGGGAGGAAACAACCATGGGGGGGATAGAGCTGCTCTACagccagcccccccccccagcctcaCACTCACAAGCCAGGTTGAGGTTGAGCAGCACTCGGTTCCCAGGCAGAATGACGTTGCCATCTTGGTGCCAGGCTGGCTCCAGCAATGGGTGGATGGGCTCAGGTGGTTCCAATGCCTGGGTATATTGGGAGGGGTCTTGAGGatgcaggggctgcagcagagggTGTCCCCCCAACCTAAGTCCCACCGTGCTGCTCACGTcgatgctgtgctgctcctcgaTAACCCTTGCACCACGGCCACGTCGGGTGTCTAAGGAAACTGACACTGCAAGGAAGAGCAAAGTGGGAGCAGCTGAGCCaggagcagcccccagcacgTTCCCCCCAGCACCCTCAACTCACACTTCTTGCTCTGCTTGATGTCGTCCTTCCGCAGCCGGTCCTGCAAAGGGGCAGAGAGCTCAGCCCCACTGCACCCCTCAGGCAGCACTGTAGGACCCCCCCCCAACCAATACTGGGAACTGGGGAAACCGaggcacagctccagcactgccttCAACCCAATCAGGGCTACCCAAAGACTCCATGTTGAGACCCCCGCACACCCCATCTCCTCACCTTCTTTTTGGTTGAGCTCTTGCCCTGTTTGGATGGAGACAGCTTGCCTGCAACATCACTGccatgcaggctcagggcaCGACCACTGAAAGGTTCAAACTGCTTGGAGATGTCATAAGGAAGGATGCTCGGGGATAGGGGTCCCAAAAAGGTAAAGCCCCCATCCCATACCCAATGCTTACTGCACGGGGCTGCCCCTGTTTCTCCATCagcagcctcctcctctccaccACCTCCGCATGCCTCAGTttgaagggctgcagcacctctgccaGCTTCTGGGCTCCAATGTCCCCAATGCGGTTGTGGCCCAGGGACAGGGAAAGCAGTGAGCGATTCCAGCGCAGCCCCTTTGGGGGTGGGATGAGGAAGGGGCTGAGAGGAGGCATAGGCAGCTCATGGCATGGGGGGGGAGAAGGTGCTGGGAGGGGATACAGGCAGCATTCAGCCCCCCCATGGCCCTGCTGCCCCCACCTCAGCAATGTGCTCTGCACCCACGTCTGTGATGCAGTTGAAGCTGAGGACCAGAGAGAGCAGGCTGCGGTTGGAGGAGTTCATGGTGGAAAGGCTTTGACCCAGAAGCTGTGCAGCCGTGTCACCAATGCAGTTGTTGCGCAGAGACAAGTGGGACAGCCTGGGGGGGGGGTACAGGAGGGTTGGGAGACATTGGGGAGGGGGGGTCACTTTGTAGCTGGGGACACTGTGCAAAGGGCAGAGCCTGGCACTCACGTGCTGCTGGCCCCTATCAGGACATGGAAGGAGTGTTCTGGCAAAGGGTTCCCCTCCAGAGTGAGCGACCTGTGGGGTCAAACAGCACTGATATGCCCTCAATTAATGACAATGAGACCTTcagcatcccccccccccctcaaacCTCTCCCAGCCTACCAGAGCTGGGGGCAGCTTGCCACCATCGTGCCCACTGTAGGCAGCATGCTGTCAGTCAGCCCAGCACTCCAGAAGCTGTGAGGACAGATGCATCACTCGGCCATCACTGAGCAACTGGCCTGGGGGGCCACCCTCCACATACTCACTTCAAGGCTTtcagattgcccagggaggGCAGACATTTGTTGAGAACACCCAGCATCTCCTCTTCCACTTTCCAGCCTGCAGGATACAA
This Excalfactoria chinensis isolate bCotChi1 chromosome 31, bCotChi1.hap2, whole genome shotgun sequence DNA region includes the following protein-coding sequences:
- the ARHGEF11 gene encoding rho guanine nucleotide exchange factor 11 isoform X5; amino-acid sequence: MSVRPPQAAPDSRAGSKRQRLPRLSSLSSLGDSSSERRSPGHRRQPSDSSETTGLVQRCVIIQKDQHGFGFTVSGDRIVLVQSVRPGGAAMKAGVQEGDRIVKVNGTMVTNSSHLEVVKLIKSGAYVALTLLGSPPPSVGLSNSQQDMSTTGAPRNAPACPPPPPPPPLPPPQRITGPKPLQDPEVQKHATQILRNMLRQEEAELQRFYEAYNRNPGTVVGEQIEGARRRVSQLQLKIRQETSGSMDLGRLCGDSSMAMFRAAEGRLSLDSQDGDSGLESGTERFPSVSEISLNRNSVLSDHGLDSPRTSPVITARLFQHHRRQGSDTAFTPTTEQGSERTGRPLIIGPEEDYDPGYFNNECDSLFQDLGKLKSRPAHLGVFLRYIFSQADPSPLLFYLCADVCQQTTAKDSRGLGKDIWNIFLDRNAPLRVKVSEQLLAEIEARLRNGDDVRAALFEAQEMVMPEIQEQIQDYRTKRTMGLGSLYGENDLLDLDGDPQKERQVAEKQLAQLGDILSKYEEDRSSPMAFALSTYMNHTGIRSREPRVASTSEKAQALPDKDKWLPFFPKAKKQSSSTKKDKDAIEDKKRNPILKYIAKPKMSQSTFHVPLSPVEVKPGNVRNIIQHFENNQHYESQEPGSQRLSTGSFPEDLLEGDGSRAEVKLGRSESLKGREEMKKSRKAENVPRSRSDVDMDAAAEATRLHQSASSSASSLSTRSLENPTPPYTPKMGRRSIESPSLGFGADPFLPHLLEDEQGQLSDLESELDAQNWQHTVGRELLASLPQKEIDRQEVINELFATEVSHLRILRVLDLLFYQRMRKESLLSREELALLFPNLPDVIEIHNSLSESMKKLREEGPIIKEIGDLMLSRFDGLAKEEIQQVTADFCSYQSIALELIKTKQRKETRFQIFMQEAESNPQCRRLQLKDLIISEMQRLTKYPLLLENILKHTEVGTSEHDKLCRARDQCRDILKYVNEAVKQAENRHRLEGYQKRLDATSLERTSNPLAAEFKSLDLTSRRMIHEGPLTWRISKDKTVDLHVLLLEDLLVLLQKQDEKLVLKCHGKTALGSLDNKQTFSPILKLNSVLIRSVATDKRAFFIICTSELGPQIYELVALTSSEKNTWMEVLEEAVQSAMRNATFPPKRQMPEPTRMAPSSLVLQDPDVSPILSQVSSSAAEVEESSSADDNPTELLGREQPPVLPEEPGSSEVEEEELPPGPLHTEVSDAHPEPSMRLALPVPSPAEGLAEAALEDVENLRLLILRRLLPSRDTEPEDDLTPTPSVIGGTHTWDSVLSSQDSASQEVLAEPQSAAEEPKTRSGWEEQSETGPTVSAEEQSSYKVVRKAPAEGAQEATPSPGSSQSETELQEGGGANVDGNYFYVSMPAGPPEPVPPPGPPHAFPPEEPPRPSAAEGPPDPPGPLRDVDLIFRTIEQLTLKLNRLKAVEAAHWELLRSLGHSSSADTTPVGHPAPGMEGWAQQPHSPEGGSPLTRSLRSLQGHSANIPGCRAPLAEDPTHTADL